AAGATCAAGGTTTGAATTCTGGGCACCAAACAAAACGCTGGCCAGTCCAACATCATCAAACTCAAGCTTAACCCTAAACTTTTCTTTATCTGCCATTTTATCTGCCATTTATCATTTCCTGTATTTTTTGGAGCATGGATACGGCAGGATTCAAGAATATGCAACTGATAAAGACAGCCAAGTCATAAACCAAGCAGGTCATCCACAGCAGCAAGAATGGCTTTAGCATTAAAGGGTTTGGTGAATGTATACTTCACACCGAACATCTTTATCCAATCAAGTGAATCATAATTTGCGGAAGAACTGCCGCCGGAAACAGCGATAATCTTAACTTCCGGGTTTTCTTTCATCAACTCGCGAACTGTCTGGACACCCTCTTTTTCAGGCATAAAAATATCAGTAATAACCAGATCGATCAGATTTCTATCATATCCCTGAATAGCCTTAACACCGTCTTCGGCTTCAGTTACATGGTGCCCTTCCTTTTCCAGCATGGCTTTCAGTACCTGACGTGATATGGGATCATCATCGACGACGAGAATCCGGGGCATATAAACTCTCCTTAACTTCCCAAAATAATAAATACTGACAATTAAGATTACTATTGGAAAAACAACAATAGTGTCAGTTCAGGAATTAACTTTTAAAAAAAATATTTTCAAGACATTAAAGAAAAAACTTACTACCGCGACTTACGACTGCCTTCAAAAATTTCATATTCTAACAGTCGGCACTCAATTTTAGCGTTATAAAAAATGATCCTTTGCGCAGATTTAAGACCAATAAACTTAGCAAGATCAAGATTACCGGTAAAAACGTAGCCCTTGTATCCCTGACACTTATTTTTTAAAAAATCACCGATAGCAGTATAAATCTTTTCAAGCTTGGTTCTGTTGCCCAACCGCTCCCCATATTCCGGGTTCATCATTACAACACCGCCACCATCAGGAACCTCGGTTTCGCGGAAATCACAGACATCAAACTCGATGTGGTGCTCCACTCCGGCTGCGCGTGCGTTCTTTTTAGCAGCTTCAACCGCTTCCGGATCAAGGTCGGTCGCAATAATGCGCCCTTCGATGGAATCGCGTTCACGGTCCTCAGCATCTATGCAGAGGTTCTCCCAGTATTCAGGATCGTATCCGGGCAGTTTCATGAAGGAAAAATATTCACGCATCAGCCCCGGAGCTCCGTTAAGAGCAACCAATGCCGCCTCAATGGCAAGGGTTCCACTACCGCACATGGGAGATACGAAATGACCTCGGCCATACCATTTTGCAGCACGGATCAAAGTCGCGGCCAGAGTTTCCTGCAATGGGGCTTTAGCAGGGAACTTACGGTACCCGCGACGCGACAAAGGCACGCCGGAAGTATCGAGATAAACAGTACATTCGTCATCTTTCCAATGCAAAAAAACAACAATACCGGACATATCTGGACCGGAAGAAGGTCTTCTGCCGCTCTTCTCGCGAATGCGGTCTACGATCGCATCCTTGACCTTAACATTAGCAAAACGTGAATCATTTACGGTTTCTGTGCGCACAGACGAAGTTACTGTCAGGTAATCATCAGGTCCGAGGATACTT
Above is a genomic segment from Maridesulfovibrio sp. containing:
- a CDS encoding response regulator; its protein translation is MPRILVVDDDPISRQVLKAMLEKEGHHVTEAEDGVKAIQGYDRNLIDLVITDIFMPEKEGVQTVRELMKENPEVKIIAVSGGSSSANYDSLDWIKMFGVKYTFTKPFNAKAILAAVDDLLGL
- a CDS encoding class I SAM-dependent RNA methyltransferase; the protein is MLDFERKSIVLVTCPKNFSPYLAEEMGRLGFKIRAELHAGVETKASLNDCMRLNLWVRCGHRVLYQLKRFKADTPDQMYNQVKDMVWESILGPDDYLTVTSSVRTETVNDSRFANVKVKDAIVDRIREKSGRRPSSGPDMSGIVVFLHWKDDECTVYLDTSGVPLSRRGYRKFPAKAPLQETLAATLIRAAKWYGRGHFVSPMCGSGTLAIEAALVALNGAPGLMREYFSFMKLPGYDPEYWENLCIDAEDRERDSIEGRIIATDLDPEAVEAAKKNARAAGVEHHIEFDVCDFRETEVPDGGGVVMMNPEYGERLGNRTKLEKIYTAIGDFLKNKCQGYKGYVFTGNLDLAKFIGLKSAQRIIFYNAKIECRLLEYEIFEGSRKSR